The genomic region TGGCTCCATAACTTTCTGGCTGGATGATGAAGCTATTCAGGCCTGGTATGAGTCAGCAACACCTTCTTCACGAGGCAGACCTCAGCGCTATTCTGACCTTGCCATCACGACTGTGCTGGTCATTAAACGCGTATTCAGGCTGACCCTGCGCGCTGCGCAGGGCTTTATTGATTCCATTTTTTCTCTGATGAACGTTCCGCTACGCTGCCCGGATTACAGCTGTGTCAGCAGGCGGGCAAAGTCGGTTAATATCAGTTTCAAAACGCCCACCCGGGGTGAAATCGCACACCTGGTAATTGATTCCACCGGGCTGAAGGTCTTCGGTGAAGGCGAGTGGAAAGTCAAAAAGCATGGCCAGGAACGCCGTCGTATATGGCGTAAGCTGCATCTGGCAGTTGACAGTAAAACACATGAAATCATCTGCGCTGACCTGTCGCTGAACAACGTTACGGACTCAGAGGCCTTCCCCGGGTTAATCCGGCAAACCCACCGGAAAATCAGGTCAGCCGCCGCCGATGGAGCTTACGATACCCGGCTCTGTCACGATGAACTGCGGCGTAAGAAAATCAGCGCGCTTATCCCGCCCCGAAAAGGTGCGGGTTACTGGCCCGGTGAATATGCAGACCGTAACCGTGCAGTGGCTAATCAGCGAATGACCGGGAGTAATGCGCGGTGGAAATGGACAACAGATTACAACCGTCGCTNGGCGATGTACCGGGTAAAACAGCTGTTCGGGGGTTCACTGACGCTGCGTGACTACGATGGTCAGGTTGCGGAGGCTATGGCCCTGGTACGAGCGCTGAACAAAATGACGAAAGCAGGTATGCCTGAAAGCGTGCGTATTGCCTGAAAACACAACCCGCTACGGGGGAGACTTACCCGAAATCTGATTTATTCAACAAAGCCC from Cryptosporangium minutisporangium harbors:
- a CDS encoding IS5 family transposase: MKDQITYLPDNADRSVAKQKFKITNWPTYNKALINRGSITFWLDDEAIQAWYESATPSSRGRPQRYSDLAITTVLVIKRVFRLTLRAAQGFIDSIFSLMNVPLRCPDYSCVSRRAKSVNISFKTPTRGEIAHLVIDSTGLKVFGEGEWKVKKHGQERRRIWRKLHLAVDSKTHEIICADLSLNNVTDSEAFPGLIRQTHRKIRSAAADGAYDTRLCHDELRRKKISALIPPRKGAGYWPGEYADRNRAVANQRMTGSNARWKWTTDYNRRXAMYRVKQLFGGSLTLRDYDGQVAEAMALVRALNKMTKAGMPESVRIA